CGAAATGGGTTCTAGGAGGATTGCACCAACCACCATTGTTGGTGTCTTGGTACCAATTAGGAGGGCAGAGGTTGGTGGCTGTGACCACCGTCGATGGGTTTCCATAATAACAATGTTTTGACTGCACACACATTATCTGGAAACATTGGCCGCATGCGTAACCGTCTTTGAACAACGTCGTGCTTAGTGCCGCCGTGTTCAGGCCGTAACCACTGTTAAACAGGTTTCCGTATCCACATGCACCACCTGCATATATACGTATTATGTCATTGATTATATGTATGAATTGTTGTTATTATCTAGGTAATCACGGATTTATACGAggaataaattttgaaaacaaaaattattttgagaaaacttgtacataaggaaaataaaataaagaaatttatgaatatcaaaacatattttgattttggtgATTATATTGAATATATACATGATAGTGAAATGTTTATTTTACGTACCCATGGTTTCACTACCGGTCTCGTCGCCATAGAAAGTGGCATGAGCGTATCTCCACGGGCTCGGCCTGTAATATCCGGCGACAAACTCACCGGAGATGACGAAAACGACAAAGACTATTGCAAAGAACTTTTTGAAGCTCCAAGAACTTGAGATCGGACCCATCTCTAGTTTCGTTTTCTTAGGGTTTGTTTGTTGACGAAGTAATCGAATTAGAGACAACCTTATATAGACTCTTTTTAACAATAGTGGTGGTGGCTACGTGAGGGTCATGATCCCTtttccgtttttttttattggagaCTTTTGTCAGTACTGATTGCGATTTGTTTCATTTCACTGAATGTTTGcaatgtatatattaaaaaaaaaaattagagaaagcAAGTAAAAATTCTTGTTTAAATGAAGTTTTAGAATATAGTACAAGTTAACGTGCGA
This region of Brassica napus cultivar Da-Ae chromosome C5, Da-Ae, whole genome shotgun sequence genomic DNA includes:
- the LOC106395612 gene encoding expansin-A7-like, encoding MGPISSSWSFKKFFAIVFVVFVISGEFVAGYYRPSPWRYAHATFYGDETGSETMGGACGYGNLFNSGYGLNTAALSTTLFKDGYACGQCFQIMCVQSKHCYYGNPSTVVTATNLCPPNWYQDTNNGGWCNPPRTHFDMAKPAFMKLANWRAGIIPVSYRRVPCKRSGGMRFQFQGNAYWLLIFVMNVGGAGDIKSMAVKGSRTNWISMSHNWGASYQAFSSLYGQSLSFRITSYTTGETVYAWNVAPSNWNAGMTYKSYTNFR